One Magnolia sinica isolate HGM2019 chromosome 2, MsV1, whole genome shotgun sequence genomic window, TGGTGAAAAGTGTGTGGGATATGTACCTATCAACTtaagcattcatttaatcatgcattcataattaAGCATTCAACACATTAACATAATTAAACAAAATgcaaaataacaatctcaaacacaagcatatatagtggttcaactacttgcctactctactcccaatggatgcactcaacccattagtgtaccagatttcactatcagatgttttaaattaggttaacctctaacatttacaatgctacacaaggactctataaTTTATGCCTTACATAAAAGCAAAAGTTTTACACAAGAGCAAAGATACTACACAAGAACATAgactttatgtcctacacaaggacaatggtcttaATCCTAAACCCGacaatttaggccacataggccaaggtcctaatcgTAAGCCTGACAATTTaagccacacaggctaaggtcctaatcccaaacctaagaattatgccctacataagagaaaTGGTCCTACTCCCGAACCCAACGCATTTACTCCCTCCTGAAGCCTACGAAAGGACTTGAGTTGACTTTTTTTCCTTTGGCTAACTAACAACCTAGGTCTTATGCAAGAACCACAGATTTAAGCCTTACGGAAGAGTCAATGTCCTATGAAAGAACGTAGGTGAGTTTGAACACAAACTCTTGCACTGCAACTTACACATGGAAGGAATACAACAAAGAACTCTAAAAATGACAACTCACTTGTCTGATTGCGCCCCACTTGCCGCGCCTTATGAGTTGCTTGATCTCCACTCCTCCGgtacttcaatcagctccccaatACTCCCCTGATCACGTTACTGCTGCTTCACCATGGCCTCAGTTCCACAATCAATCACCTTACTGAAGATGCTCCTCTGAGATGCCCAAGGTGATAGGAGTGGGTTGAATTTCCTACAACTAATAGATGATTGATTTCCTTGGGGATTCAACTAGATATATCTCTTAGAATATCTAAACAATGATTTAACAAGATGCTTAAGTCCAATATCTAGAAAATTGAGGactttaagcatatctcaaaaggtgaggttagaatcctcattagagttgaaatCTCAATGAAGATTGATTGAAATTCAAAGGAATAAATGTAGCAAATGAAGTATTTGCATATGGGATCACCTTACCTCTGGTTGTTCTAAAAAACCATTGAAAAACCCAAGGACCGAATCCCCTTTATAAACTGTTTGAGCTccaatggttaaaaaaaaaaaaaaaaaaaacaggtagaTTTTGGtcctgttgatgccatcgaaggtccttcgatgtcattgaagggtacTCCAATGCCATCAAACAATCCAGACAAATATGGTATTTTCTTACTGGACAAATCTGGACcagtttcaatgtcatcaaattgtccttcgattgcatcgaacatcaagctttgatgtcatcgaaggtgcttcaatgacatcgagaaaattataaaaaaatccaCAAACTTTGCTAGACAAATTCTTAATCTCAATTAATGTCATTAAAacataagtttcgatgtcattgagaattCAAGGGAGAAATTCAATTTGATTGTTGGACATTTTTTGACTCtcaatcgatatcatcaaaggaacctcgatgccatcaagaatttAAGAAGGAAATCAGGTTGGTTGCTGAACATTTCTGAATCTttatcgatgtcattgagcatttCTTCGATGCTATTGAAGACTATTCGATAgaaactcgatgtcatcgaacataaatTGAATTCTGTTGTTTGGACTTATCTTTTACAAAACATATTCACATATCTTGTAGCATTCTTTATCATATTTTCTTGCTCTCCTAATGTTAAGGGATTATTAGATTTAtattcctattaggtcaagatcatctagaggttataaGATTGTTTTGGGTCAATGGTTAGGGTAACCAAGGAATCTCTTCTACTTGTACATGCTTCTTGATGCTTCTGTTCCGCTTGTGTTTTCAGTCTTTACTTTTCAAAGACTCAACTGACTACGGACACAacaactcacgtgattgacaaaccagggtgcaAAAATGAATGCACTAAAAGTAAGATCATCATTTTTACAAATTATGCattgctcaagtatcttctttgtAAGAAGGATGTTAAACCCCGTTTGCTTGGATAGTGGAAAGTATAGGTTGCAATTTTACAAATTTCTATTAGTGCTTGGGGTGTTAAGGTGGATTGATAATGTGGAAGGGCCTAACACATTCACTGGATAAGTAGAATGGTGTCATGACaagcattgaccattaaaatggTAGATGGTAAGATGGCAATTGATGTGGATGCAAGTGGGGTCTGGTTGGTGGAAAAGGGTAACATGGCCGTTCCAAGGCCATGCATTTGTTGCATGTGAGATGAGTTGGTGACAAGTATGTGCCACCTCTTATAATGAGTTATGATGATGGTTAGAGGAGAGCTTTCCTTGTCCTTTAGAACCTGCtttgataccaccaaataagttacttttttaaaaaaaaaaaagaaaaaaaaaatagtagtagataagtaacttatttaacATAAGttcggtttaagatcaattataaataactttttacttaaagttacttaatcacttaaTAAGTGGAAACTGAGATTAATTAGTTAAGGCAtatgtagcttatcttaagtaacttaagatccttAGTGTGTTTTGGAGTCATATTTTGTGTTGTACCAATTATCTTTGGGTGTTGGGCTTTTGGGCCTAAACTCACTTAGGGTTGCTTGTTCAACATAGCACGTGACTTGCACTGTGAATTAAATGGGACATCTCTTACTAACAAAGCATTGGATTAATGCACGGGTGGCACCTCAGTGCCCATGTCGGCTATGTGGTTGATATGGCAAAGGTTTCAAGTGCAACAGGTACTAGCCGTTCGAACTTTTGTATACGCTCAGGTTCTAATGTCTACGGGTCAGCCAATCACCACACGAGTTTCTGTTTTGGTGGATAAAAATAGAAGAGGCTTGTAGTCTAACACTGAGAGTTCCATGTGTCGTCCACGGGCCATCGGCGCCGTGCCCCACGCTTCCCGAGCCACGCACGTGTGTAAATGTGATATGATACAAATGACAGGAGGGTCACATAGGTGTGTTCTACATGAGCTTTGAATatgtctcatttttatttttatttttgtcccaaaccctaaaatgagctggaaaattagGTGGACAGGGTGggtgaaaaacatacatcaggtgggcccaacagagtcgTGTGCCACCAGGGATATCCTGGTTCTCGGGTCCTGCAGGCAACCTGCATCCACCTATTTAAaccgatgggccccacctttgatcaGGGATGGACAAAAGAAATTCCATAGTGGAAGATCCTACTAGCCTCTTATCATGATCATCAATATACTTCTGTTCATAAAATCGGCTTTAAGGAACTGATGTAAGGGTTCAGATCTTTCAACATGGGCTTAATAAATTACCTATGTTGATCCCgtcaaatcaacggtttggatcaccaaaccataggCCCGGCTTCTACTGAACTGGTGCTCCAAGGTACGATTGATTTGTCCTGATGAATCACGGCCCTAAAAGTCTAATTATTGAATCCAACTTTGCCACGTGACAGTCAACCCCCATTTGAGATCACAGACCAAAGGGAGGAAGAAATGGGAtggaacggaagcggattgcgtcctacccagggctctgtgggacccaccgtcatgtaagtattttatccatgccattcatagcTTTTCTCAAATCATTGTAATCATTgtaaggtatgatcctaaaactgaagaaggtccacagctccagtggaccacatcaaaggaagctgtagtgataatgacactcaccgatgaaacctttttaagggccaccgtgatgtcttttttaccatccaacctattcataagatcatgtaGATGTGTATGAagtcaaaaacaaatatcattttgatccgaaacttctccagctcccgagaagtttttaatgttgggcgttcaatccccactttgtggtccacttaagcctgtGCCTGCCTAATTTCTTTGAACGTACCTTAAAATCATCTGAGAAAAACTAtgaatagcgtggataaaacacttatatcacggtgggccccacagagccccgcccGGACGTATGTAGGACGTAATCGGCGTCGGGATGGAACATGGTTTTAAAACTCGAACCAGGTTGATACGACTTGTCTGAATCGACTTGGATTCCGATAGAACTTGATCCCGTTCAATAGAAAGAACCCTCCTCAACTTGGGCGACCTGGGCCAATTCAGCCCTGCTGACTCGAGCGAGTCCCTAGTCGACTCAGTGCAGAACAAGTCAAGCCAGTCTCCCGGTCATTTGAACACGGGATGAAAAGAAGATAATTGCTATAGGAAGTACATACGCAAAATACTATAAAAATCACAAGTCCAGTCAACTCAACCGTTGCACCATTAGTAAGCCTTCAACACTAACATTACAAATGCAACAATGTAATAGGCCCATGCCCATCTCGACCACTGGATGATACCAACTCCGTTGATCGACGGCTCTGAAGGTTGAACACTGTTATCATCATCTACCTTGTTCACATCGACAGTGAATTTCATGCCACCGAGGCAATGTCCAGGGACGGCGCAGATGAACCAGTACTTCTTGGCTTCTGCAAGGGTCACTCGATCATGACCACTGAAGTACGACGCTAGGACACCCGATTGATTGTCGCACGTTTGGTACGTTTCTTGGGTCACCTCAAATGTGTTATGTTGCCCTTGCACGTACTTAAAAACTGCACCATAAccatcacaagagaacacaaaacaTTGCAAATATTAAGATGGGGAGTGATCAATTAGGACACTTTGACGCAATAAGATATGTAATACTCCATGATGAATACACGTGGACATCATATCAACCAATCCAACATGTATTTCATAGCTACATGAAAATATAATCACTAATTAATGATCATATATATTGttggaaattgaattttgaaaaactatttaaatatataaaattaaaataaaaaagttagaaaacttatcaatttatacaagtcgaggcgtgacgtgagtcactctgCTTGAAATTTAATTTTGCTCTCATTGGATAAAGTCATAAGTGCAACAAGTTTCCAGAGcgatcgacctccaggatacaatgactatgactcGGTTCCAGCAGTACACTTATTATGTATGGGCTCAAATTATTTATAGTGTTATCCTAAATCagaaatatttataaaaaaaaaaaaaaaaaaaaaaacactaaaaaacccaaaaaaacctGACTTTGTAATCCGTTGCAAAACTTAAAAGCAAGAGTCTATTCGTAAACTTTGTGAATACTCTCTTAAGGGTGATTATTGGATTTAAACCCAATTGGTGCGACCCTTAAGCTTAAAAAGACATAACTTTTCAAAACGAAATATGAAAAgatgtaaaatttcagatttatGTGAAAAGAGACATCCGTAGGGCACGTGCTCACCCATGGCCATGGCCACGGCCCGTCCcgacagaaaattttgaaatactaaattatttttaaataatttaaaatacaatgcGTATTGGCATGCATGGTCTTTTTATAGCCATTTATTACTATATAGATGGAGAATGCACACATCCAGCTTGTTGAACTAGTCATGCTATACTGTGAAGATCAATCGGCACAAAAAGACCAATCTAATCATCAATTGGGCCATATCATGGAAATCAATGGACAAACACTTGATAACCTCCAACCTACACATGTGGCAAGTGTCAACGTGTGAGTTAAAATAGTTTATGTATCATGTGCACTTAATGAAAGATAAGTTATGAACGTCTTGAGGtcaatcactatcttcctcaaggataactactc contains:
- the LOC131229124 gene encoding mavicyanin-like, whose protein sequence is MGFNALKYYIILIIFLFNLSSVDRVKAKDYAVGDEEGWTMSARYMQWSAKYNFSVGDVLVFKYVQGQHNTFEVTQETYQTCDNQSGVLASYFSGHDRVTLAEAKKYWFICAVPGHCLGGMKFTVDVNKVDDDNSVQPSEPSINGVGIIQWSRWAWAYYIVAFVMLVLKAY